DNA from Ovis aries strain OAR_USU_Benz2616 breed Rambouillet chromosome 15, ARS-UI_Ramb_v3.0, whole genome shotgun sequence:
gatggagaaggcaatggcaccccactccagtactcttgcctgaaaaatcccatggatggaggagcctggtaggctgcagtccctgggattgctactagtcggacacgactgaacgacttcactttcacttttcactttcatgcattggagaagaacatgacaacccactccagtgttcttgcctggagaatcccagggatgggggagcctggccggctgccgtccatgggttcgcacagagtcggacacgactgaagcgacttagcagcagcagcagcatgcatgtgATAAATAATATACTAGTCACACTACATTAATATACATAGAACCCATTAGAGTGTGGCTTACAATAAACATAACTGAATAAAAGTTCAGAAGGCAGAGGTAAGGGAGAGCCTGGTTTCAGGTTTTATAGGACAGGCCTATACCTCTGTGTCATATTATCCAAACCCCAGAGGCACAGCTCGCTCTGAGAGCCTTAAGATAGACTTTCCTTAGGCTAGAGATTAGAGGCTTTTCCTGACTATTTCAGGTTTGTCTTTGGTATCACTGTTGTAGAGCTAATGTTTCCCACCTCCGTATCTCCATTTCTACATCTAGCCTCAGCTTAACCACCTTGATGACAGAAACACACATCTCTCCTAATGTCTCTCAGAACTAAGCCCTGAAGCACCCTGtcctagaagtttttttttttttttttaaactgccttTTCAGACATTTCTCAGTTCCAGACTTCAGATTTGCACATTGATATTTGCCTCCTCAGCCATCAAAGGTTTTGTGTAAATTTAGGAAAGGGATCACTCTGGTCACAAGTTACAAGCTTAAGTagtccaacaaatatttactcaatGCTTCCCCTGCATTCCCCCGAGGGCCAGGCACTGTGGAATGAAAGACAGTCCCCAGCCAGGTTACAAATACGTTTGAAGGCTCTTGATATGCAGCTGATTCTAGAAGACAGTTATGCAGAATGGTGTGTATAGTACCAGTTCCACATATAGATGGTGCCACTTTAAGCGCTTTGCTGATTgaattggagatttttttttttttttcagggaggaaCATATGGAAAAGGGGACATCTGAGGTGACCTCATTAAACTACTGAGAGTCCAATACAGAGGGACATATCACCATAAGCCTAAATCACACAGCATCCATGAGCTATAGAAATCACCTATGACAATCACCTTCCTAGACCTTCCAGAAAAGGCTAATAGATAGGTGCCCCAATTCTTTGCCAAATCATCTGCAGATCCTTCCTGGATCACTGACCCCCAAGATAGGTGAGTGAGCATTCAGCCCTGTCATTCTTCAGAAATCCCATTCTATATTGTAGGTTGGTGAATTCAAGGTTATGAAGTCATGAGAATCCTATATAATAGCAGCCTCCAGAAAGCTACTTTCTTCCTGACGGGCTTCCAAGGTCTGGAAGATCTCCACGGCTGGATCTCTATTCCCTTCTGCTTCATCTATTTGACAGTTATCATAGGCAACCTTACCATCATCCATGTCATCCGTACTGATGTCACCCTCCATGAACCCATGTACTATTTCTTGGCCATGCTTGCCCTCACAGACCTGGGCCTTTGCCTTTCTACACTGCCCACTGTGATGGGCATCTTCTGGTTTGATGCCAGAGAAATTGGTATCCCTGCCTGCTTCACTCAGCTCTTCTTCATCCATACTTTGTCCCTGGTGGAGTCTTCAGTCCTGTTATCCATGTCCattgaccgctatgtggccatctgcaacCCACTGTGTTATTCCACAGTCTTGACACCTGCATGTATCATCAGGATGGGGCTGAGCTCAGTGTTCAGGAGTGCGCTGCTCATCCTTCCCCTGCCATTCCTCCTGAAGCGCTTCCAGTACTGCCACTCCCATGTGCTGGCCCACGCCTACTGTCTACACCTAGAGATCATGAAGCTGGCCTGCTCTAGCATTATCGTCAATCACATCTATGGGCTCTTTGTCGTGGCCTGCACTGTTGGTGTGGACTCACTGCTCATCTTCCTCTCTTATGCCCTTATCCTCCGCACTGTGTTAAGCATTGCCTCCCACCATGAGCGACTTCGGGCCCTTAACACCTGTGTCTCGCATATCTGTGCTGTGCTCCTCTTCTACATCCCCATGATTGGCTTATCTCTTGTGCACCGCTTCGGTGAACATCTGCCCCGCACTGTACACCTCCTCATGTCATATGTGTATCTGCTGGTCCCACCACTCATGAACCCCATTGTCTACAGCATCAAGACCAAGCAAATCCGCCAACGCATTGTTAAGAAGTTTGAGTTTATAAAATCACGCAGGGGTTTTCAGCAGGATTAGTTTAGAGAAAGAGAAGTTTGGGGCATAAAACCcatagatattttttattttagctgtccctattgctcagacagtaaaggatctgcctgcaatgcaggagacctgagtttgatacctgagtcaggaagatcccctggagaagggaatgacaatccactctagtattcttgcctggagaatcccatggactgaggatcctggcaggctatagtccatggggttgcaaagggttggacatgactgagtggctaacactacCACTACTAGGGAAAAGTAGCAATCTCCCaattatcaataaaaatgaaataaattatgcaATATACAgcatgtgtgaccttgggaaaattactCAATTTCTCTGTTCTTTAGTTTCCTCAGTTGCAggatgaaaatgtaaataattatgTTACCTTCCTTATAGGaatattgtgaagattaaatgagggcATTTATTTAACTCTGTAACACAGTTCCTGAAGTGTTATCAAGTCTCAGCAAATATTGCCTATTATTACttggaaaaaatccaaaagagtACACAAATTTCATCTTTTATTCCTCTAGTCAGTGGAATTTGattaaagatttatatatatttaaatttgcattttggtTAATTGCTTTATCATAAGTATCACTTTTATTCGTTTGCAACAGACTTGCAGATACACATACCTATGCCTCAGTTAATAACTTTTCATGAGGCTTCTTCCTAAGCATACCACaaagttaagaaaaagaagacactCTAGGAGCTTGAGGTAAGTTCTCCAGTtagaacaacagcaaaacaataATCATAGTTGAGCCTTTTAGAAGGTAGTTAAGGTTTAGGGTAATCATCCATCATCTGAATAACTAGTCAAGggatttaatttctttcttccattaTCCTGTTATTACAGGGGTGAAAAGTGAGAGAAACACATGCATATTTTGTTTTTCGCAAGATGTTTTTCTCATGTCGATGTCTAGCCTTaataaacaacacacacacacatacaatatgCACAGAACTGCAATAAAGGTTTAATATATATGGATTGAATAAATCAACACATGAAGGAACCAATGAGTGAATTAATCAACACAGCTTCATCTTTCTAGATAAGActatttcttaaagagattgtttttcttcattttgtatgCTTCAGTTCAATTTTTATCTCTTTCCTGTAATATCAGGAAAGATGTAAGGCAATCAActgccagaaaacagaagaaaattcatgttgatgtatggcagaaaccaacacaatattgtaaagcaattatcctccaattaaaaagaaataattcaaaaaaaagtCTGTGCTGTGAACTTAATATTTGTGCTcccatgcgtgcatgctaagtcacactttttgcaacccatggactgtagctctccaggctcctctgtccatgggattctctagacaagaatactggagtgggttgccatgccctccctcagatgatcttcccaacccaggaattgaacccgtgtctcttatgtctcctgcattggcaagcaggttctttaccactagtgctaccttgGAGGCCCCTTTTGtgatcccaccccccaccctcaaaattcatattttgaaggcTAAtctccaatgtgatggtattttgAGATGGGGTCTTTGGAAGGAAGTTTGCTCATGAGAGTGGAGCTCTCATGAAtaagattagtgcccttataagaagagacataagagagatgatctctctccaccatgtgaagacacagagagaagaaagtTGTCTGCACACCCAGAACAAGGACCCTTAGCAAGAACCCAGTCAGCCcacaccttggtcttggacttctcaACCTcctgaattttgaaaaataaatgtttgttttttaaacccaGTCTGTTACAACAGCC
Protein-coding regions in this window:
- the LOC101108773 gene encoding olfactory receptor 51G1, with the translated sequence MRILYNSSLQKATFFLTGFQGLEDLHGWISIPFCFIYLTVIIGNLTIIHVIRTDVTLHEPMYYFLAMLALTDLGLCLSTLPTVMGIFWFDAREIGIPACFTQLFFIHTLSLVESSVLLSMSIDRYVAICNPLCYSTVLTPACIIRMGLSSVFRSALLILPLPFLLKRFQYCHSHVLAHAYCLHLEIMKLACSSIIVNHIYGLFVVACTVGVDSLLIFLSYALILRTVLSIASHHERLRALNTCVSHICAVLLFYIPMIGLSLVHRFGEHLPRTVHLLMSYVYLLVPPLMNPIVYSIKTKQIRQRIVKKFEFIKSRRGFQQD